The following are encoded together in the Gammaproteobacteria bacterium genome:
- a CDS encoding hydantoinase/oxoprolinase family protein produces the protein MVWTVGVDVGGTFTDFFAVDESSGAVHVGKFPSTPGNPAHAVLNGLETLAREHSLDLSELRQFSHGTTVATNALLQRRGGDVMLLTTAGFADLLDIGRQTRPHMFDLYQDYPAALVPRSRRIEVSERITAGGEVLTPLSQHEIERAVDCVRAADPQSCAVCFLFAFQNPEHERAITDALRQSLPDIEVSASSEVQPEFREFERFSTTVLNAYLQPVMAQYMTDLDSGLKSAAPNASFGLNQSSGGLMSVGRAQRLPVRTALSGPAAGVVGAAHVATAAQRSDAITLDMGGTSADVALIRQARVPTVFSREVGGFPIRMPMVDVETVGAGGGSVAWIDRDGLLKVGPKSMGADPGPACYGLGGTQSTVTDANLLLGRLGEDGLLGGTMKLDKAAADSAFDTLAQSLDVSRLRAAQGVIDIVVANMVRAIRTISVERGHDPREYCLMPFGGAGPLHARDVARNLGIQEILVPPAPGIICAHGLVVSDLLEDFVDSGRIEVNAGNVEHIRQILDSLSLQARKWFEQESILDHTRSIQLRLDMRYVGQNFELAVPLETTGNQVPELVVDDLQQRFFRTHEGSYGYFNPDDPIEIINIRLTARGRLSPLADYRKLDPSDTAPVMAGERQVVFHSDKPVNCPVFERSELRAGHILTGPAVIAQLDATTLLYPGDVGTVDESGTLLITLTEDLN, from the coding sequence ATGGTGTGGACTGTAGGTGTAGATGTAGGTGGGACTTTCACAGATTTCTTTGCCGTTGACGAGTCTAGCGGGGCAGTTCATGTGGGCAAGTTTCCATCGACACCGGGGAATCCGGCCCATGCAGTGCTCAATGGCCTTGAGACACTGGCCCGGGAACACAGCCTGGATCTCTCCGAACTCCGCCAGTTCTCGCATGGTACTACCGTGGCAACCAACGCCCTGCTGCAGCGGCGCGGCGGTGATGTCATGCTGCTGACGACCGCTGGTTTTGCCGACCTGCTCGATATCGGGCGCCAGACCCGGCCGCACATGTTCGACCTTTATCAGGATTACCCTGCAGCCCTGGTCCCAAGGTCGCGACGGATCGAAGTATCCGAAAGAATCACCGCTGGCGGAGAAGTCCTGACTCCGCTTAGTCAGCATGAAATCGAGCGCGCAGTCGACTGTGTCCGCGCTGCCGACCCTCAGTCCTGTGCCGTGTGTTTTCTGTTTGCGTTTCAGAACCCCGAACACGAACGGGCAATTACCGATGCACTGCGTCAGTCTTTGCCAGACATCGAGGTCAGTGCGTCATCTGAAGTTCAGCCTGAATTTCGCGAATTCGAACGTTTCTCAACAACCGTTCTCAACGCTTACCTACAGCCGGTTATGGCGCAATACATGACTGATCTCGACAGCGGTCTCAAAAGCGCCGCTCCCAATGCCAGCTTTGGCCTCAACCAGTCCAGTGGCGGCCTGATGTCTGTGGGTCGGGCTCAGCGGCTTCCCGTTCGCACTGCTTTGTCTGGTCCGGCCGCAGGCGTGGTTGGCGCCGCACATGTCGCCACTGCGGCACAGCGATCGGACGCTATTACGCTGGATATGGGTGGAACCAGTGCCGATGTTGCGCTGATCCGCCAGGCGCGCGTACCCACGGTGTTTTCCCGGGAAGTTGGCGGCTTTCCCATTCGCATGCCGATGGTTGATGTCGAAACCGTGGGTGCTGGCGGTGGGTCGGTTGCCTGGATCGACCGTGACGGTCTGCTCAAGGTTGGCCCGAAAAGCATGGGAGCAGATCCCGGTCCGGCTTGTTACGGACTCGGCGGCACACAGTCGACCGTCACTGACGCCAACCTGCTTCTGGGTCGACTCGGCGAAGATGGTCTTCTGGGCGGGACGATGAAACTCGACAAGGCAGCAGCGGACTCGGCATTCGATACCTTGGCACAGTCGCTTGACGTGAGCCGTCTGCGCGCCGCTCAAGGCGTGATCGACATCGTTGTTGCCAACATGGTGCGAGCGATCCGTACCATATCGGTAGAACGCGGCCATGATCCCCGGGAATACTGTCTGATGCCGTTTGGCGGGGCCGGTCCACTACACGCCAGGGATGTTGCGCGCAACCTGGGCATTCAAGAGATTCTGGTTCCACCGGCCCCGGGCATCATCTGTGCGCACGGCCTGGTGGTGTCTGATCTGCTGGAGGACTTTGTTGACAGCGGCCGAATCGAGGTCAATGCGGGAAACGTCGAACATATCAGGCAAATCCTCGACTCGCTCAGCCTACAGGCTCGAAAATGGTTCGAACAGGAAAGCATTCTGGATCACACCCGGTCCATCCAACTCCGGCTCGATATGCGCTATGTGGGACAGAATTTCGAACTTGCGGTACCCCTTGAGACAACGGGTAATCAGGTGCCTGAGCTGGTGGTCGACGATCTTCAGCAACGGTTCTTCAGGACACATGAAGGAAGCTATGGCTATTTCAACCCGGACGATCCAATCGAGATCATCAATATCCGGCTGACTGCCCGCGGTCGGCTCTCCCCGCTTGCAGATTACCGCAAACTGGACCCATCAGATACCGCACCGGTTATGGCTGGAGAACGTCAGGTCGTGTTTCATTCCGATAAACCCGTGAACTGCCCCGTGTTTGAGCGCAGCGAGCTTAGAGCCGGTCACATCCTGACAGGCCCAGCCGTGATTGCCCAACTGGATGCGACTACTCTGCTGTATCCAGGCGATGTCGGTACAGTCGATGAATCCGGGACACTCCTTATTACCCTTACGGAGGATCTCAATTGA
- a CDS encoding cupin produces the protein MSINKTHREFYSLDLENGWEVPQGYPVGIEQKILSGSLDEVNRTGSRTRLLRFKPGIYTTAPFNHEYWEEVYLVSGDLIVGNDEDGQGGETFAANTYACRPPGTDHGPFKSCNGCLLLEIHYFD, from the coding sequence ATCAGCATCAACAAAACACATAGAGAGTTCTATTCACTTGATCTCGAAAATGGCTGGGAAGTACCGCAGGGTTACCCAGTCGGGATCGAGCAGAAAATACTTTCGGGTAGCTTGGATGAAGTCAATCGAACTGGCAGCCGGACTCGCCTACTGCGCTTCAAACCGGGTATCTATACCACCGCACCTTTCAATCACGAGTATTGGGAGGAGGTGTACCTAGTGTCGGGCGATCTGATTGTGGGTAATGACGAGGACGGTCAGGGCGGTGAGACTTTTGCAGCTAACACCTATGCCTGCAGACCGCCGGGTACTGATCATGGTCCGTTTAAATCCTGCAACGGTTGTTTGTTACTTGAGATTCACTACTTCGACTGA
- a CDS encoding alpha/beta hydrolase gives MTFNILTPAQTVDISMDDGAIIRLRRHSKGKQRLLLSHGNGFAVDAYYPFWQLFLDSFEVVVFDVRNHGQNPRHNFAAHHINRFVLDFETIYTHIPQIFGAKPTVAVFHSISAITGLLQNLEHGQRWDALLVVDPPVIPEPGHALYQLAHSFELKLRDWAVSRPHRFSSPNELTQTLIETKRLNRWQNGSHQLMAAATLTQNTTGWELTCPSTYESQIYDDNAKLNIWAQLTELTGPVRFLGADPEIEGAWPPAFVNRAMHVELGLPYSCITATTHMMQIERPQTVAKEFLSFLHNTGIA, from the coding sequence ATGACCTTCAACATTTTGACACCTGCACAAACGGTGGATATCAGCATGGATGACGGTGCCATCATCCGTCTCCGCCGTCACAGCAAAGGGAAACAGCGGCTGCTTCTCAGCCATGGAAACGGATTCGCTGTCGATGCGTACTATCCATTCTGGCAACTGTTTCTGGACAGCTTTGAGGTGGTCGTTTTTGATGTTCGCAACCACGGTCAAAATCCCCGCCACAACTTCGCGGCACACCACATCAATCGTTTTGTACTCGATTTCGAAACTATTTACACCCATATTCCCCAGATCTTTGGTGCTAAACCGACGGTAGCGGTTTTTCATTCGATTTCAGCGATTACCGGCCTGTTACAGAACCTTGAACATGGTCAGCGCTGGGACGCGCTGCTAGTAGTTGATCCACCTGTGATACCAGAACCAGGACACGCGTTGTATCAACTGGCCCATTCATTCGAACTGAAGCTGAGGGACTGGGCAGTCAGTCGACCACACAGATTTTCCAGTCCTAATGAACTAACACAAACTCTGATTGAAACAAAACGCCTGAATCGCTGGCAGAACGGCAGCCACCAACTTATGGCCGCGGCAACACTAACGCAGAATACAACTGGTTGGGAACTGACCTGTCCCAGCACCTACGAATCCCAAATCTACGACGACAATGCTAAGCTGAATATCTGGGCCCAGCTGACAGAACTGACGGGTCCGGTCAGGTTTCTGGGTGCTGACCCGGAAATCGAAGGTGCCTGGCCACCCGCTTTTGTCAATCGGGCAATGCACGTCGAGTTGGGTCTTCCCTACTCATGTATAACTGCAACGACGCATATGATGCAGATCGAACGACCACAAACAGTCGCGAAAGAGTTTCTATCCTTCTTGCACAATACCGGCATTGCGTGA
- a CDS encoding 4-hydroxyphenylacetate 3-monooxygenase has protein sequence MTGQPIKNATEHLQSLVDGRAVYLDGQMVADVTRHIAFCQSVRTAAGLYDFQADPKNSDLMTFESPTSGRRVNRAWQMPTTYEELVARRRALVSWAEQHAGFIGRSPDHLASAITGQLMGLDLFEEYDHHRAKAYWDYYVYARDNDLYLTYVIINPQVDQSKSAIELENNNPMMKIVDEDSEGVTVRGAKMLGTSAVMANEVFVAHLQPLRPEDVDYAISFAVPMNIPGLKVLSRKSYEQHAVSEFDNPLAFRYDENDALMYFDDVKVPWERIFVYRDPEMCRRQFHDTPGHIYQNYQAQIRLSVKLKFLVGLARDICETIGTVKIPSVADSLGRMAAQAAAVENMMLGMEVKGRPWGEYFVPDRHAVYAALTLTQELYPQMINTLRELAGGALIMLPSSSADYENPELASIFQSVQVSADGRSDRDRVKLLKLAWDAVGSEFAGRHTQYEMFYAGAQFVTRAHSMRTYDWEGAASLVSNITGRYDLETGGSS, from the coding sequence ATGACTGGTCAACCCATCAAGAACGCCACAGAACACCTTCAGAGTCTGGTGGATGGCCGTGCCGTCTACCTTGATGGCCAAATGGTAGCCGATGTAACCCGCCACATCGCTTTTTGCCAGTCGGTGCGCACCGCAGCCGGTCTTTACGATTTCCAGGCGGATCCAAAAAATTCTGATCTGATGACTTTCGAATCGCCCACAAGCGGTCGTCGAGTGAACCGGGCCTGGCAGATGCCGACAACCTATGAAGAACTGGTCGCCCGGCGTCGGGCATTGGTGAGCTGGGCGGAACAGCATGCGGGTTTCATCGGACGCTCACCGGATCATCTGGCTTCGGCTATAACCGGCCAGTTGATGGGTCTGGACCTGTTCGAGGAATACGATCATCACAGGGCAAAAGCGTACTGGGATTACTATGTCTACGCCCGCGATAATGATCTGTATCTCACCTACGTGATCATCAATCCTCAGGTCGATCAGTCCAAATCGGCGATCGAACTCGAGAACAATAATCCAATGATGAAGATCGTGGACGAAGACAGTGAAGGGGTTACGGTTCGCGGGGCAAAAATGCTGGGTACCAGTGCCGTCATGGCGAACGAGGTGTTTGTCGCTCATCTGCAGCCGTTGCGTCCTGAAGACGTGGATTACGCCATATCGTTTGCAGTACCAATGAATATCCCGGGCTTGAAAGTTTTGTCACGCAAATCATATGAACAACATGCTGTATCGGAATTCGATAACCCGCTCGCTTTTCGCTACGACGAGAACGATGCCTTGATGTACTTTGACGATGTGAAGGTGCCGTGGGAGCGGATCTTCGTATATCGCGATCCCGAGATGTGCCGGCGGCAGTTCCATGACACCCCGGGACATATCTACCAGAACTATCAGGCCCAGATCCGACTCAGCGTCAAACTCAAGTTTCTAGTTGGACTGGCCCGTGATATCTGCGAGACCATCGGCACAGTCAAGATCCCTTCTGTAGCAGACTCGTTAGGTAGGATGGCAGCGCAGGCGGCAGCTGTGGAGAACATGATGCTTGGGATGGAGGTGAAGGGCCGACCGTGGGGTGAGTACTTCGTGCCCGACCGCCATGCCGTTTATGCTGCACTAACGTTGACACAGGAGCTTTATCCGCAGATGATCAACACGCTGCGCGAGTTGGCTGGAGGCGCCCTGATTATGTTGCCTTCTTCGTCGGCCGACTACGAAAACCCTGAGCTTGCGTCCATTTTTCAAAGTGTGCAGGTCTCGGCCGATGGACGCAGCGATAGAGACCGCGTCAAACTCCTAAAGCTGGCGTGGGATGCCGTCGGTTCAGAATTTGCCGGTCGCCACACGCAATATGAAATGTTCTATGCCGGTGCCCAGTTTGTGACTCGGGCGCACAGTATGCGCACCTATGACTGGGAAGGTGCAGCGTCTCTGGTATCAAACATTACCGGTCGTTACGACCTTGAAACCGGAGGTTCGAGTTGA
- a CDS encoding cupin domain-containing protein, with amino-acid sequence MTEKRSRAVQPDEGESYWQPVPTNGFVELAVAQAVNSNGPGFDVGIQEVAPECSVREHVHDHHEEVIIVLEGDGTATIDGEVHPMHTGTILYLAPGSRHQFINQGNIPLRFCFVLTPGGLKDFFSAVGRPRMPGENAPEPFERPADVKSIEKRTVFGSAD; translated from the coding sequence ATGACCGAAAAAAGAAGTCGGGCCGTACAACCCGACGAAGGCGAAAGCTACTGGCAACCCGTTCCGACCAACGGGTTTGTAGAACTTGCAGTAGCACAAGCCGTGAATAGCAACGGCCCGGGATTCGATGTCGGCATACAGGAGGTGGCCCCCGAATGCTCAGTGCGAGAGCACGTCCACGACCACCACGAAGAAGTGATCATCGTACTAGAAGGTGATGGCACCGCAACGATCGACGGCGAGGTACATCCAATGCACACCGGTACCATCTTGTATTTGGCACCCGGTAGCCGGCATCAATTCATAAACCAGGGCAATATCCCTCTGCGGTTCTGCTTTGTCCTCACACCTGGCGGGCTGAAGGACTTTTTCTCAGCCGTCGGGCGGCCCAGAATGCCCGGTGAAAACGCGCCGGAACCCTTTGAACGCCCAGCGGACGTGAAGTCCATTGAAAAACGCACGGTATTTGGATCCGCTGACTGA
- a CDS encoding DUF1330 domain-containing protein has protein sequence MAKGYWIARVDVSDMEAYQQYVQANAAPFAQFNARFLVRGGEQEVPEGTARSRNVVIEFDSYQAALDCYHSSEYQSAKALRADAAESDLVIIQGYAGNQPGD, from the coding sequence ATGGCCAAGGGGTACTGGATTGCGCGGGTCGATGTTTCTGACATGGAAGCCTATCAGCAATATGTTCAGGCCAATGCGGCACCATTTGCTCAATTCAATGCCCGTTTTCTCGTGCGTGGCGGTGAACAGGAAGTGCCTGAGGGGACAGCACGTTCACGAAATGTAGTCATCGAATTCGACAGCTACCAGGCGGCGCTTGATTGCTATCACTCATCCGAATACCAATCCGCAAAAGCCCTGCGAGCCGATGCTGCGGAGTCGGATCTGGTGATTATCCAAGGTTACGCTGGCAACCAGCCGGGTGACTGA
- a CDS encoding 3-hydroxyacyl-CoA dehydrogenase family protein — MECRNVVVVGAGTMGRGIAHVAALAGYQTWLTDVDESTLQKSLTEVEHDLAAAVARGKISEVQRSAALSRLELATDLDSVVHTCDLVIEAVPERMDLKQEVFSRISHQAADHSILATNTSSLSVSEIASSSRLPERVVGMHFFNPPHKVRLLEIIRADQTSEQVVEAVREIGLRMNRELVVVNDSPGFASSRLGIALGMEAIRMVEQGVAAPEDIDAAMVHGYRHPIGPLRLGDLVGLDIRLAVGDYLCRELGEEQFRPPALLRKMVAEGKLGRKSGEGFYIWTDQA, encoded by the coding sequence ATGGAGTGTCGAAACGTAGTGGTTGTTGGAGCAGGCACCATGGGTCGGGGAATTGCTCACGTTGCCGCACTGGCCGGTTACCAGACCTGGCTGACCGACGTGGATGAAAGCACGCTGCAGAAAAGTCTTACCGAAGTCGAACACGATCTTGCAGCTGCCGTAGCGCGTGGCAAGATCTCCGAGGTACAGCGATCAGCAGCGCTATCGCGGCTTGAGCTGGCGACCGATCTGGATTCTGTTGTCCACACGTGTGATCTCGTCATTGAAGCTGTGCCGGAACGTATGGACCTCAAGCAGGAGGTCTTCAGCCGCATCAGTCATCAGGCGGCGGACCACAGCATTCTGGCGACCAATACATCGTCGCTCAGTGTTTCTGAGATTGCCAGCAGCAGTCGCTTGCCGGAACGGGTTGTCGGCATGCATTTCTTCAATCCGCCGCACAAGGTCAGGTTACTGGAGATCATCCGTGCAGATCAGACGTCAGAACAGGTGGTCGAAGCTGTCCGGGAAATTGGTCTGCGCATGAATCGTGAACTGGTGGTTGTGAACGATTCTCCCGGCTTTGCAAGCTCTCGCCTGGGGATAGCGCTGGGCATGGAGGCGATCCGGATGGTAGAGCAGGGTGTCGCAGCGCCCGAGGATATCGATGCGGCAATGGTTCACGGATACCGTCACCCGATCGGCCCATTACGACTGGGCGATCTCGTTGGACTCGATATCCGGCTGGCTGTGGGTGACTATCTTTGTCGTGAACTGGGCGAAGAACAGTTCAGGCCACCGGCGCTTCTGAGGAAGATGGTGGCAGAGGGAAAACTCGGCCGGAAAAGCGGCGAAGGGTTTTACATCTGGACTGATCAGGCTTGA
- a CDS encoding SCP2 sterol-binding domain-containing protein: protein MSKTTSFFTDYLPQKLSAHPDLAGKVDQIFQFDIDGLGSWHVDLTVGEGSVLTGPHDNPDCTITCSEAAFEQILDKPGSAMVLMTQGKLTVSNLAAALSLQKIF from the coding sequence ATGTCAAAGACGACTTCTTTTTTTACCGATTACCTACCACAGAAACTCTCTGCCCATCCGGACCTTGCGGGCAAGGTCGATCAGATCTTTCAGTTTGATATTGACGGCTTGGGATCGTGGCATGTTGATCTGACCGTTGGAGAGGGCTCAGTTTTGACCGGACCGCATGACAATCCCGACTGTACGATCACTTGCTCAGAGGCAGCTTTCGAACAGATACTCGACAAGCCGGGCTCGGCGATGGTGCTAATGACCCAAGGAAAACTGACCGTATCTAACCTTGCAGCAGCCCTGTCACTACAGAAAATCTTCTAA
- a CDS encoding flavin reductase family protein: MDEDAKKTALRMIPYGLYVLTAEDKDQNISTASVNGVTQASFKPPLDQT, translated from the coding sequence ATGGACGAAGATGCCAAGAAAACTGCATTGAGAATGATCCCCTATGGGCTGTATGTTCTGACCGCTGAAGACAAAGATCAGAATATTTCGACCGCCTCGGTCAACGGGGTCACCCAGGCATCGTTCAAACCCCCGCTCGACCAAACTTGA
- a CDS encoding RraA family protein, which translates to MSSLTQRLQACYASAVHDVLRQMGHDNCVLPSNLIALDPTQQLAGEIYTISGHIDRTLSRHQSLLAWAQVLSRVPGGKVLVCQPNTKEIALMGELSARALMVKNTLGYVVDGRCRDTDFILEMGFPVFCDLNTPADIVERWTYDRLGEPITIGSVTIVSGDYLMADRDGIVVIPASVCEEAVSQTEQVMSTESEMRDAILGGMDPEQAYLKYRKF; encoded by the coding sequence ATGAGTTCGCTGACTCAGCGATTGCAGGCCTGTTATGCCAGTGCGGTTCATGATGTGCTGCGCCAGATGGGTCATGACAACTGTGTACTGCCTTCTAACCTGATTGCGCTTGATCCCACCCAGCAACTGGCTGGAGAGATCTACACCATTTCGGGGCACATCGATCGGACGCTCAGCCGGCACCAGAGTCTGTTGGCCTGGGCCCAGGTGCTGTCCCGTGTCCCAGGCGGCAAGGTGTTGGTCTGCCAGCCGAATACCAAGGAAATTGCGCTGATGGGGGAGCTGTCCGCCCGGGCCCTGATGGTCAAAAACACCCTCGGTTATGTCGTGGATGGCCGGTGCCGGGACACGGATTTCATCCTCGAAATGGGCTTTCCTGTTTTCTGTGATCTCAACACGCCAGCCGATATCGTGGAGCGCTGGACCTATGATCGCCTGGGTGAACCCATAACCATCGGATCTGTGACCATCGTCAGTGGTGATTATCTGATGGCTGACCGGGATGGGATTGTCGTCATACCGGCATCGGTTTGTGAGGAAGCGGTCAGTCAGACCGAACAGGTGATGTCGACGGAAAGTGAAATGCGCGATGCCATTCTGGGTGGGATGGATCCCGAACAAGCCTACCTGAAGTACCGCAAATTCTAG
- the paaA gene encoding 1,2-phenylacetyl-CoA epoxidase subunit A produces MSNTPEPSESAVDTHSADLERGFLAKIESETKIEPKDWMPDAYRKTLIRQIAQHAHSEVVGMQPEGNWITRAPTLHRKIGLLAKVQDECGHGLYLYSATETLGTTREELVTALHEGRMKYSSIFNYPTLTWADIGAIGWLVDGAAIVNQISLCRTSYGPYARAMVRICKEESFHQRQGYGIMVTLAEGTADQRAMAQDALNRWWWPSLMMFGPHDSDSAHTRSSTAWKIKRQSNDELRQRFVDITVPQAEHLGLNLPDPDLRWNADRGHYDFGEIDWDEFWRVVKGGGPCHLQRMATRKAAHENGRWVREAAATYAQKQGADQQAA; encoded by the coding sequence ATGAGCAATACCCCAGAACCGTCTGAATCTGCCGTAGACACGCACAGCGCAGATCTCGAACGGGGGTTCCTGGCCAAGATCGAATCCGAAACCAAGATCGAGCCCAAGGACTGGATGCCGGATGCTTATCGCAAGACGCTGATCCGACAGATCGCGCAGCACGCACATTCCGAGGTTGTCGGAATGCAGCCTGAAGGCAACTGGATCACACGTGCACCCACGCTGCATCGCAAGATCGGGTTATTGGCCAAGGTGCAGGATGAGTGTGGTCACGGTTTGTACCTTTACAGTGCAACCGAGACGCTGGGAACTACCCGAGAAGAACTGGTAACGGCCCTGCATGAAGGCCGCATGAAATACTCGAGTATTTTCAACTACCCCACACTGACCTGGGCAGATATCGGGGCGATCGGTTGGTTGGTTGACGGTGCTGCCATCGTTAACCAGATCAGTCTGTGTCGGACTTCCTATGGGCCTTATGCTCGGGCAATGGTCAGGATCTGTAAGGAGGAGAGTTTTCACCAGCGCCAGGGGTACGGCATCATGGTCACCCTCGCCGAAGGCACTGCTGATCAGAGGGCGATGGCTCAGGATGCACTGAATCGCTGGTGGTGGCCTTCACTCATGATGTTCGGACCGCACGACAGCGATTCCGCGCATACCCGGTCCTCCACCGCCTGGAAGATCAAGCGTCAGAGCAATGATGAACTGCGCCAGCGCTTTGTCGATATCACGGTACCGCAAGCAGAACACCTCGGGCTGAACCTACCCGATCCTGACCTACGATGGAACGCCGACCGTGGTCACTATGATTTTGGCGAGATCGACTGGGATGAATTCTGGCGGGTGGTTAAAGGGGGCGGACCCTGTCATCTGCAGCGTATGGCAACGCGCAAAGCAGCCCATGAAAATGGCCGCTGGGTTCGTGAGGCTGCGGCTACTTATGCACAGAAACAGGGTGCCGATCAGCAAGCGGCGTAA
- the paaB gene encoding 1,2-phenylacetyl-CoA epoxidase subunit B — protein MTNAPDQWPLWEVFVRTKRGLNHQHTGSLYAADAKMALENARDLYTRRQEGISIWVVPATDITASSPEDEGSFFEPAEDKVYRHPTFYPVPDGVENL, from the coding sequence ATGACCAATGCACCGGACCAGTGGCCACTGTGGGAGGTCTTTGTCCGAACTAAGCGCGGCCTCAATCATCAGCACACCGGCAGTCTGTATGCCGCCGATGCCAAGATGGCCCTTGAAAATGCCCGTGATCTCTACACCCGACGGCAGGAGGGGATCAGCATCTGGGTTGTTCCGGCGACTGACATCACGGCGTCCTCACCCGAGGATGAAGGTTCGTTCTTCGAGCCGGCGGAAGACAAGGTTTATCGTCATCCAACGTTCTATCCTGTACCCGATGGTGTGGAAAACCTGTGA
- the paaC gene encoding phenylacetate-CoA oxygenase subunit PaaC: MGHRLSEWSGDAPTLEEDMALSNIALDLIGQARLWLTAAVMEEGAGRTEDDLAYQRDVRDWHNLHLVELPNGDFGRTMLRQYFFDAYHLLLLEGLSKGCDREISGIAAKSLKEVRYHLRHSSGWVVRLGDGTQESHNRMVNALEICTPCVPELFEVDEVYRSLEARDLVPAMNDLQAQWERQVHAVLSEATLSMPEITNPMSGGRVGLHSEHLGYLLAEMQFLQRAYPGATW; this comes from the coding sequence ATGGGCCACCGGTTGTCTGAATGGTCAGGAGATGCGCCGACCCTAGAAGAGGACATGGCACTGTCGAATATCGCACTGGATCTGATCGGACAGGCCCGGCTGTGGTTGACCGCTGCCGTAATGGAAGAGGGCGCTGGGCGTACTGAGGATGACCTGGCCTATCAACGCGATGTTCGGGACTGGCATAACCTGCACCTGGTCGAACTGCCAAACGGCGACTTCGGCAGGACGATGTTACGCCAATACTTCTTTGACGCCTATCATCTTCTGTTGTTGGAAGGTCTGAGCAAAGGCTGCGATCGGGAAATTTCCGGGATCGCGGCTAAATCACTCAAAGAGGTGCGTTACCACCTGCGACACAGCAGTGGCTGGGTGGTGCGCCTGGGTGACGGCACGCAAGAGAGTCACAACCGGATGGTGAACGCCCTGGAAATCTGCACGCCGTGTGTGCCGGAACTCTTTGAGGTGGATGAAGTTTACCGCTCGCTGGAAGCCCGGGATCTCGTTCCGGCAATGAATGATCTCCAAGCGCAATGGGAGCGGCAGGTGCACGCCGTATTGTCTGAAGCCACGTTGAGTATGCCCGAGATCACCAATCCGATGAGCGGTGGGCGAGTTGGTCTGCACAGTGAGCACCTGGGCTATCTGCTTGCCGAGATGCAGTTCCTGCAGAGGGCATACCCGGGAGCCACATGGTGA
- the paaJ gene encoding phenylacetate-CoA oxygenase subunit PaaJ gives MVSTAGENTRLRVLEALDSVYDPEIQTVSIRDLGIVRAVDVCDEGGNIQVQVMITPTYSGCPAMRVIEQDIHEALGRAGIDQVAVEQVLYPPWTTDWITDRGRRHLLASGIAPPACRACEAGPMESGISCPRCGSDQTRVLSGFGATACKALWRCDSCLEPFDYFKPH, from the coding sequence ATGGTGAGTACGGCGGGTGAAAACACCCGTTTGCGGGTGCTTGAGGCGCTGGATAGCGTCTACGACCCCGAGATTCAGACGGTCAGTATTCGCGATCTGGGGATCGTCCGGGCTGTTGACGTGTGTGACGAAGGGGGAAACATCCAGGTGCAGGTGATGATCACGCCAACCTATTCAGGCTGTCCGGCAATGCGAGTGATCGAACAGGACATCCATGAGGCTCTTGGGCGGGCTGGCATCGACCAGGTCGCTGTTGAGCAGGTGTTGTATCCGCCCTGGACAACCGACTGGATCACTGATCGAGGACGCAGGCATCTGCTTGCAAGCGGGATTGCGCCCCCGGCGTGTCGTGCCTGCGAGGCAGGTCCGATGGAGTCTGGTATCAGTTGTCCCCGATGCGGTTCCGACCAAACCCGTGTGCTCTCCGGTTTCGGCGCAACAGCGTGCAAGGCATTGTGGCGTTGTGACAGCTGCCTCGAGCCGTTTGACTACTTTAAACCGCATTAG